The Tubulanus polymorphus chromosome 1, tnTubPoly1.2, whole genome shotgun sequence genome contains a region encoding:
- the LOC141908015 gene encoding pre-mRNA-processing factor 17-like, with amino-acid sequence MDTLKSYGENSSDSDENPDTENNEEASYTAHLNYNKNENKSQIAVLDAAPMVVTKEDIDQGSPIDPTTKDLQFNPRYEQLYAPKVGPDHPFKTQQESMKRNQLAGYTEPSHMNNFQFETQRRTFTSYGYALDPSVDTGDVSASVVGNADAMEESKGITVFEAMKKRPGDKRKRVRNTDASDIDGYLGPWGKYVDEQTVSKPSEEDQAELDEILAKRNKKGKKVEEKPMEEKSTLHIKDSHDYQGRSFLHIPQDIGVNLKSEYPPDKCFIPKKQIHTWTGHTKGVSAIRWFPKSAHLLLSCSMDCKIKIWEVYNKRRCVQTYLGHRQAVRDVTFNNTGTQFLSCGYDRYCKLWDTETGECISRFTSRKVPYCVRFNPDEDKQHLFVAGTSDKKIVCWDIRSGDVVQEYDRHLGAVNTITFVDQNRRFVSTSDDKSLRVWEWDVPVDFKYIADPSMHSMPAVTLSPNGKWLGCQSMNNQIVIFNVLNRFKYMRKKIFKGHMVAGYACMMDFSPDMSYLISGDADGKLYIWDWKTTKLFTKFKAHDDVCIACLWHPHETSKIVTAGWDGAIKFWD; translated from the exons ATGGATACGTTGAAATCGTACGGAGAGAATTCCAGTGATTCTGATGAGAATCCTGATACAGAAAACAATGAGGAGGCTTCATATACTGCGCATCTAAACtacaataaaaatgaaaataagtcTCAAATTGCCGTGCTCGACGCAGCTCCGATGGTCGTGACAAAG GAAGATATAGATCAAGGTTCCCCAATTGATCCGACTACTAAAGATTTACAGTTCAATCCACGATATGAACAGTTATACGCTCCAAAG GTCGGTCCTGATCACCCTTTTAAGACTCAACAAGAGAGTATGAAACGTAACCAACTAGCAGGATACACCGAACCGAGTCATATGAATAATTTCCAATTCGAAACGCAGCGCAGAACTTTCACAAGCTACGGTTACGCTCTGGATCCGTCAGTTGATACCGGAGATGTATCGGCTTCAGTTGTCGGAAATGCTGATGCAATGGAAGAATCAAAAG GAATAACTGTGTTTGAAGCTATGAAAAAACGACCGGGAGACAAACGTAAACGCGTTAGAAACACTGACGCCTCGGATATCGACGGATACCTCGGACCGTGGGGAAAATACGTCGATGAACAAACAGTTTCTAAACCTTCAGAG GAAGACCAGGCAGAGTTGGATGAGATTCTGGCGAAGAGAAACAAGAAAGGGAAGAAAGTTGAAGAGAAACCGATGGAAGAGAAATCTACGTTACACA tcAAAGATTCTCACGATTATCAAGGCAGATCGTTTTTACACATACCTCAAGATATCGGTGTCAATTTGAAATCTGAATATCCACCCGACAAATGTTTCATACCGAAAAAACAGATCCATACGTGGACCGGTCATACGAAGGGAGTCTCGGCGATCAGGTGGTTTCCTAAATCGGCTCATCTTTTACTCTCGTGCAGTATGGATTGTAAAATTAAG ATTTGGGAAGTTTATAATAAAAGGAGATGCGTGCAGACATATTTAGGACATCGTCAGGCAGTCAGAGACGTTACATTCAACAACACCGGAACTCAATTCCTTAGTTGTGGTTATGACAGATACTGTAAATTATGGGACACAGAAACTG GTGAATGTATTTCTCGTTTCACAAGTCGTAAAGTTCCGTATTGCGTTCGTTTTAATCCCGATGAAGATAAACAGCATTTATTCGTGGCCGGAActtccgacaagaaaatcgtTTGT TGGGATATCAGATCCGGTGATGTCGTTCAGGAATACGACCGACATTTAGGAGCTGTAAACACTATAACATTCGTAGATCAAAATAGAAGATTCGTATCAACTTCCGATGATAAAAGTTTGCGTGTTTGGGAGTG ggATGTTCCGGTTGATTTTAAGTATATCGCAGACCCATCAATGCATTCGATGCCTGCTGTAACGTTATCACCGAACGGCAAGTGGCTCGGATGTCAATCGATGAATAATCAAATCGTTATTTTCAACGTTCTCAATCGATTTAAATACATGCGCAAGAAAATATTCAAGGGACACATG GTTGCTGGTTACGCGTGTATGATGGACTTTTCACCAGATATGAG TTATCTGATATCTGGAGACGCTGATGGTAAACTTTACATCTGGGACTGGAAAACAACGAAACTATTCACTAAATTCAAAGCTCACGATGATGTTTGTATCGCGTGTTTGTGGCATCCGCATGAAACTTCTAAAATAGTCACCGCTGGCTGGGACGGTGCCATCAAATTTTGGGATTAG
- the LOC141903765 gene encoding uncharacterized protein LOC141903765 has product MPLIKRTVDPKEISRVTVPRGIQNELECVTNHTLGNVILQLSTLSKHAEDIFGELFQQAGDLYNRTNQLCDRIDRLKVKVTQLDSTAEEVSVVEIHLRKPFRSSVITDQEVLKHETMPLCILETYAACEQPPPLDKLDIYREDDKRSMKFYTDPMYFFELWRQEMEEHTKHTKQKTDKTKKRHKQQRDQQRKPIKIREVKKHDYENEKMGVEFRQQHKGYHIEGQYHSEHNKRPNSLEFQYPQQQQGQYQQQQDQYANHSNGPVHNDRTSGYNTESAAQYRSPQTQQVYQQESHYQNTAMMAAQYIHNEQDEVQMRNNVNNRSVSQTQSINSPRPSAPPPAPPPQTSSQYIDKTDSPSAARRALPPPPPPPTAAMENGDRQNYSPVPSGYSQSPQMIARNEMITQIQRHSPARSLDSHHSPSPARNTPDSINLPPPPPSPPLHSNTPDTPMSGGSMPPPPPSPPLDIDYSDHGGPIPSPPPPPPPPPPPPPPPPPPSILANGNIIAPPPPHPDNISLSSNTSSMTSASATTRSSDENTHPSERDDRSELLSAIRRGFELRKVEQKKEEQKQKQKSSQLDVEAIIRELDKRRVNLENNSDEDSEDDDMDWDSDPDE; this is encoded by the exons ATGCCTTTGATAAAACGGACAGTTGATCCTAAAGAGATCAGTCGCGTGACGGTTCCTCGCGGGattcaaaatgaattagaatgcgTAACGAACCATACTCTGGGTAACGTGATTCTACAGTTGAGTACGCTCAGTAAACACGCCGAGGATATATTCGGTGAATTGTTTCAACAAGCCGGTGATTTGTACAACCGAACGAATCAACTATGCGATCGCATCGATAGGTTAAAAGTTAAAGTGACGCAGTTAGATTCAACTGCTGAAGAAG TATCCGTTGTTGAGATACATCTACGTAAACCATTCCGAAGTTCAGTGATAACCGATCAGGAGGTTCTGAAACATGAGACAATGCCGCTTTGTATCCTGGAAACATACGCCGCGTGTGAACAACCACCTCctttagataaattagatatttaCAG AGAGGATGATAAAAGAAGTATGAAATTTTACACTGATCCGATGTATTTCTTCGAGCTTTGGCGACAAGAAATGGAGGAACACACGAAACACACTAAACagaaaactgataaaactaaaaagcGACACAag cAACAACGTGATCAACAGAGAAAACCAATTAAAATCAGGGAAGTGAAAAAACACGAttacgaaaatgaaaaaatgggAGTCGAATTTCGTCAGCAGCATAAAGGTTACCACATCGAAGGACAGTATCATTCAGAACACAATAAACGACCGAATAGTCTGGAGTTTCAGTATCCTCAACAACAACAAGGTCAATACCAACAACAGCAGGATCAATATGCAAATCATTCTAACGGACCAGTACATAACGATAGGACTTCAGGATATAATACAGAATCAGCAGCGCAATATAGATCACCGCAAACGCAACAGGTTTATCAACAAGAATCgcattatcaaaatacagcGATGATGGCCGCTCAATATATACACAACGAGCAAGACGAGGTGCAGATGAGAAATAACGTCAATAATCGAAGTGTCAGTCAAACCCAATCGATAAATAGTCCCCGCCCTTCGGCTCCGCCTCCCGCTCCTCCCCCGCAGACGTCGTCGCAGTATATCGATAAAACGGATTCTCCGTCAGCCGCGCGGAGAGCTCTACCCCCTCCGCCTCCTCCTCCGACTGCAGCGATGGAGAACGGCGACCGACAGAATTACAGTCCGGTGCCGTCCGGGTATTCGCAGAGTCCGCAGATGATCGCTCGTAACGAGATGATAACTCAGATACAGCGTCACTCGCCGGCGCGATCGCTCGACTCTCATCATTCACCGAGTCCCGCTCGTAATACGCCCGATAGTATCAACCTACCCCCGCCCCCTCCTTCACCCCCATTACATTCAAATACACCGGATACTCCGATGAGTGGAGGTTCGATGCCTCCTCCGCCTCCTTCACCTCCGCTCGATATCGATTATAGCGATCACGGCGGTCCGATACCGAGTCCGCCTCCTCCACCACCTCCCCCGCCTCCACCACCTCCCCCACCACCTCCGCCGTCGATACTCGCTAACGGTAACATCATcgctcctcctcctcctcatCCCGATAATATATCACTATCGTCGAATACGAGTTCGATGACGTCTGCTTCGGCTACGACGAGATCATCCGACGAGAATACGCATCCATCAGAGAGAGACGATCGCAGTGAATTATTATCAGCTATTAGAAGAG GATTTGAATTGCGTAAAGTCGAACAGAAGAAAGAGgaacaaaaacagaaacagAAATCATCGCAACTCGACGTGGAAGCGATAATCCGTGAGTTAGACAAACGAAGGGTTAATTTAGAGAATAATTCAGATGAAGACAGCGAGGACGATGATATGGACTGGGATTCGGATCCAGATGAATAA
- the LOC141905952 gene encoding gamma-tubulin complex component 4-like: MLHELFMALAGYPGNIFVMKSAEIKVVADLPFLSKEEENLLNQLLKLGSQYCAFNSFISEHSCCPALKEDDCFKSGLKPGLYLTAFCDGLLQTLAPYKQKLLELEQKILTDAHLTVMYISSELQQFRYLFVALTGLLEQITVKKSHGCQILDVIYKNSQTGLTSVKDALNELLYYCHGVMYKQLSIWMLQGVLLDQHHEFFIQHETPTAVAMAMADDDDLGIGGITGRQLQEIIMQSSMYEPSIPNKREEFSIRSDMFPSYIPLSLGEKILFVGESVQMFEQKHEITSFMHYNSVLRENEEKFAKEIYNLSKHREFDLQNFEEVVGKVRMCVAERLWHMVLEENHLYTHLQVMKDMYLLGRGELFLAFIDTCNERQLLNHPPNANTQHDVNFAFHQAARMVLQVEDDQLFQAFQLTINSNKILSKKPSRTDSVINGWSALGLTCTVEWPLHLLFTNSTLDKYNKLFRFLLTLKRVQLRLQNCWAEQMQNKQSLNEEQARLKWLLRYHMAYLLDNLQYYLQVDVIESQYSILLGKIEATHDFEAIRLAHDQFLAALLVQSFLHMKTVSRYLKEILEICNNFCVLMQGEAPSQEAETNKLEELSKSFQVQSGLLFRILSSVQSHQSSPHLAQLLLRMDFNKFFSMAGGQLGSYSASTDKQPSSSRR, translated from the exons ATGTTGCATGAGTTATTTATGGCATTAGCCGGGTACCCGGGTAATATATTTGTTATGAAATCGGCTGAGATAAAG GTTGTTGCTGATTTGCCTTTTCTTTCGAAAGAGGaagaaaatttattgaatcaacTTCTGAAGCTCGGCAGTCAATATTGTGCGTTCAACTCTTTTATAAGCGAGCATTCCTGTTGTCCTGCGCTTAAAGAAG ATGATTGTTTTAAATCTGGTTTGAAACCTGGTTTATATCTGACAGCATTCTGTGATGGGTTACTTCAAACGTTAGCTCCCTATAAACAGAAATTATTGGAACTTGAGCAAAAAATTTTAACCGATGCACATCTTACTGTCATGTATATATCTAGTGAATTACAACAG TTTAGATATCTATTTGTCGCATTAACTGGGCTTTTAGAACAAATCACAGTAAAGAAG AGTCACGGTTGTCAAATTTTGGACGTTATTTACAAGAACAGTCAAACTGGTTTAACTAGTGTTAAAGATGCTCTTAATGA GTTGTTATATTATTGTCACGGTGTAATGTATAAACAGTTATCTATATGGATGTTACAAGGCGTTCTATTGGATCAACATCACGAATTCTTCATCCAACACGAAACTCCGACCGCTGTTGCTATGGCGATGGCCGATGACGACGATCTCGGGATAGGCGGGATCACCGGGCGACAGTTACAGGAGATTATTATG cAAAGTTCGATGTATGAACCGTCGATTCCGAATAAAAGAGAAGAATTCAGTATCCGTAGCGACATGTTCCCGTCGTATATACCTCTGAGTCTCGGAGAGAAAATATTATTTGTCGGCGAATCGGTTCAAATGTTTGAGCAGAAACATGAAATAACAAGTTTCATGCATTACA ATTCTGTTTTGagagaaaatgaagaaaaatttgCCAAAGAAATTTACAATCTTTCGAAACATCGAGAATTTGATCTTCAGAATTTCGAAGAAGTCGTCGGCAAAGTACGAATGTGTGTTGCAGAG CGTCTGTGGCACATGGTTCTTGAAGAGAATCATTTATATACACATTTACAAGTGATGAAGGATATGTATTTACTCGGTCGCGGTGAATTATTCCTAGCGTTTATCGATACGTGCAACGAAAGACAACTTCTTAATCATCCTCCGAATGCTAACACACAACACG ATGTAAATTTCGCGTTCCACCAAGCCGCACGCATGGTTTTACAAGTAGAAGATGATCAGTTGTTTCAAGCTTTTCAGCTGACAATCAACTCTAATAAAATCCTTTCCAAAa AGCCATCTCGCACAGACTCAGTCATCAACGGATGGAGTGCATTAGGTCTAACGTGTACTGTAGAATGGCCGTTACATTTACTCTTCACAAACTCAACATTAGACAA GtataataaattattccgGTTTTTGCTGACGCTGAAACGCGTTCAGTTGAGGTTGCAGAATTGTTGGGCGGAGCAGATGCAAAATAAACAAAGTCTAAACGAAGAACAAGCGAGATTGAAATGGTTGCTACGATATCATATGGCTTACCTTCTCGATAATCTGCAGTACTATCTACAG GTTGATGTGATTGAATCTCAGTACAGTATTTTACTCGGTAAGATCGAAGCTACTCATGACTTCGAAGCTATCAGATTGGCTCACGATCAGTTTCTGGCCGCGTTATTAGTTCAATCATTCCTACACATGAAAACC GTGTCGCGTTacttgaaagaaattctagaGATTTGCAACAATTTCTGCGTTCTGATGCAAGGCGAAGCTCCGAGTCAGGAAGCCGAAAcaaataaattagaagaacTGTCTAAG aGTTTTCAGGTACAATCTGGTTTATTATTCCGGATATTGTCCAGTGTTCAAAGTCATCAATCGAGTCCACATTTAGCTCAGTTACTCCTACGTATGGACTTCAATAAATTTTTCAGCATGGCTGGAGGTCAACTGGGCAG ttaCTCGGCATCCACTGATAAACAACCTTCTTCGAGCAGAAGATAG